The following coding sequences lie in one Candidatus Nitrospira allomarina genomic window:
- a CDS encoding sensor histidine kinase yields MKPYSIYLFIGGCGMAALMMGVVLPEVLPGWGWTHEPLHSTLETVGGLAAISMGIVLLQRTPDPTMQKFFPLAGGFFGMGILEIFHAISVPGNGFVLLRSLASLLGGLGFGLMWLSATGKYHTTIKWMPWVMAGGALALGLWTIGFPQYLPAMVREGAFTPTAVAPKSFASMLFFAGSLRFFLDYRTSGRSEDILFASLALMFGFAELMFTYSVIWDSRWWFWHFLRLMAYFLVLGYVGRGYLATVSDLRTSLIQTKQADQASRRSEQQLRAVLEARERMAQDLHDGVIQSTFALKLNLERCQQLIPRHPQEALTGISDVLMELKFVIQDLRRHISGLEPECLNGQQWVEEMRTLVQTVEKSQNLPFHLQIDQEAADLLTPEEATHLLYVVKESISNSVRHSHATSGTVSLQVREGAVCLEVMDDGLGFDPENSDEGVHGLKNIAARAKRLGAHFQVWSKPHRGTRVFFEIAKKGSHAQA; encoded by the coding sequence ATGAAACCCTACTCGATTTATCTGTTCATTGGTGGATGCGGTATGGCCGCGTTGATGATGGGCGTCGTCCTTCCGGAGGTGTTGCCGGGGTGGGGTTGGACCCATGAGCCCCTCCATTCTACATTGGAAACTGTCGGTGGATTGGCCGCCATTTCCATGGGAATTGTCCTACTTCAAAGAACCCCTGACCCTACCATGCAGAAATTCTTTCCCCTCGCGGGTGGCTTTTTCGGGATGGGGATTCTTGAAATTTTTCATGCGATATCGGTACCAGGGAATGGATTCGTGTTATTGCGGAGCCTTGCAAGCTTGTTGGGAGGCTTGGGATTCGGGCTGATGTGGCTCTCTGCAACGGGAAAATATCATACAACGATTAAATGGATGCCGTGGGTGATGGCCGGTGGAGCCCTTGCCCTTGGCTTATGGACGATTGGATTTCCGCAATATTTACCGGCAATGGTTCGGGAAGGGGCATTCACGCCAACCGCCGTGGCTCCCAAAAGTTTTGCGAGCATGTTGTTCTTTGCCGGATCGCTCCGGTTCTTTTTGGATTATCGAACCTCGGGTCGATCGGAAGATATCCTGTTTGCCTCATTGGCACTTATGTTCGGATTTGCGGAATTGATGTTTACCTATTCCGTGATTTGGGACAGTCGATGGTGGTTTTGGCATTTCCTGCGGTTGATGGCGTATTTTTTAGTCCTGGGGTATGTCGGGCGAGGGTATCTGGCCACCGTCTCTGATCTACGGACATCATTGATTCAGACCAAACAGGCTGACCAGGCCAGTCGTCGCAGTGAACAACAGCTCCGGGCAGTTTTGGAAGCCCGGGAACGTATGGCCCAGGACCTTCATGACGGCGTCATTCAATCGACGTTTGCCTTAAAGCTGAATTTGGAACGGTGTCAGCAACTCATTCCACGGCATCCTCAAGAAGCTCTCACCGGCATCAGCGATGTCTTGATGGAACTCAAATTCGTGATTCAAGACTTGCGCCGTCATATTAGCGGTCTTGAACCAGAATGCCTGAATGGACAGCAATGGGTAGAAGAGATGCGCACGCTTGTGCAGACCGTGGAAAAATCCCAGAACCTGCCCTTTCATCTGCAGATCGATCAGGAGGCGGCTGACCTGCTCACGCCCGAGGAAGCCACCCATCTGCTGTATGTGGTGAAAGAATCCATTAGCAACAGTGTGCGACATTCACATGCCACGTCAGGCACGGTGTCGCTTCAAGTGCGTGAGGGGGCCGTGTGCTTGGAAGTTATGGACGATGGTCTGGGCTTTGATCCTGAGAATTCGGATGAGGGAGTTCACGGATTAAAAAATATAGCCGCACGCGCGAAGCGCCTGGGAGCGCATTTTCAGGTGTGGTCGAAACCTCATCGTGGGACTCGAGTTTTTTTTGAGATTGCCAAGAAAGGGAGCCATGCCCAGGCGTAA
- a CDS encoding response regulator transcription factor, giving the protein MPRRNTNTIRLLLVDDHEVLRLGLKTLFTETASIQVVGEAGTRAAAVSEADRLHPDVVLMDVRLPDGSGVEACREIRNASPHIRVLFLTSFADDEAVMATIMAGAKGFLLKEISGEELVRAVQTVAAGQSILDPAITQRVLTKMQHLSISSADGKKESLAPQELKVLTLVAEGQTNKEIAVALDLSDKTVGHYLENIFQKLQVTRRSQAAAEFVRRFSP; this is encoded by the coding sequence ATGCCCAGGCGTAACACAAACACCATCCGTCTCTTATTGGTCGATGATCATGAGGTGCTTCGCCTGGGCCTGAAAACGCTCTTTACTGAAACAGCGAGCATTCAGGTCGTGGGTGAAGCAGGGACCAGAGCTGCGGCGGTGTCCGAAGCCGACCGGCTTCATCCCGATGTGGTGCTCATGGATGTCCGTCTGCCGGACGGGAGCGGTGTCGAGGCCTGCCGTGAGATTCGGAATGCATCTCCCCATATCCGGGTGTTATTTTTGACGTCCTTTGCCGACGACGAGGCGGTCATGGCGACCATCATGGCAGGAGCCAAAGGCTTTTTGCTGAAAGAAATCAGCGGGGAGGAGTTAGTCCGTGCGGTACAAACGGTGGCTGCCGGTCAGTCTATTCTCGATCCTGCGATCACACAACGCGTCCTCACCAAAATGCAGCATCTCTCCATCTCTTCCGCCGATGGCAAGAAAGAATCCTTAGCTCCACAGGAATTGAAGGTGCTGACACTGGTGGCCGAAGGTCAAACCAATAAGGAAATTGCCGTCGCACTCGACCTGAGCGATAAAACCGTTGGTCATTATCTCGAAAATATTTTCCAGAAATTACAAGTGACCCGCCGTTCTCAAGCTGCGGCAGAGTTCGTCCGCCGGTTCTCCCCCTAG
- a CDS encoding DsrE family protein, whose product MPNFISKSFLMLSTLVFTCVYGLILSPGSVQADKIAGQDTVKVLYHLNSNDPALAKYTMALINKHIEAEGGPDKIDLVLVVHGPALKLFESDTVDQELKDKLKAVIDKGIKAEMCQVSMKLYGTPLEKLVAGFIPTEHPVAVKRIADLQRAGYVYIKP is encoded by the coding sequence ATGCCGAATTTCATTTCTAAGTCATTCCTGATGCTCTCGACACTGGTGTTTACTTGTGTGTATGGACTTATTTTAAGTCCCGGTTCGGTTCAGGCAGATAAGATAGCGGGCCAGGACACAGTGAAAGTGTTGTATCACCTAAATAGTAACGATCCAGCTCTCGCCAAATACACAATGGCCTTGATTAACAAACATATCGAGGCCGAAGGCGGACCGGACAAGATTGACCTGGTGCTGGTTGTGCATGGGCCGGCCCTGAAATTGTTTGAAAGCGATACGGTCGATCAGGAGTTGAAAGATAAATTGAAGGCGGTGATTGACAAAGGGATCAAGGCTGAAATGTGTCAGGTCTCAATGAAACTGTATGGGACACCACTGGAGAAATTAGTAGCGGGGTTCATACCCACCGAGCATCCGGTAGCCGTCAAGCGGATTGCCGATCTTCAACGCGCGGGATATGTTTATATCAAACCGTAA
- a CDS encoding TlpA family protein disulfide reductase has product MRNKLYISTTHKRTASSGSLLGSHRGQWLTAIRCGVAGFMMVNLSLFFGAFPAPAASSVPAPKFQLQTLSGEPYSKASLQGRPTLLVFWAPWCRYCQMELPILAKFYQGNKPDQLQVLTVAFSDSLAHVEEYVSANPDTFIFPTAYDQENEVAQAFGVNVTPTFVVMNAQGEMILAHRGAGINQNPQYQKFLESLNP; this is encoded by the coding sequence ATGCGGAATAAGCTTTATATATCCACGACCCACAAAAGAACCGCATCCAGTGGGAGCCTCCTGGGCTCCCACCGGGGCCAATGGCTCACGGCAATCAGATGCGGAGTAGCGGGGTTCATGATGGTCAATCTCAGTCTTTTTTTCGGAGCCTTTCCGGCTCCTGCGGCCTCCTCCGTTCCGGCTCCGAAATTTCAACTCCAGACGTTATCTGGTGAGCCGTACAGTAAAGCTTCCTTGCAAGGTCGCCCGACGCTTCTCGTCTTTTGGGCGCCATGGTGTCGGTATTGCCAAATGGAATTGCCGATTCTCGCGAAATTTTATCAGGGAAACAAACCGGACCAACTCCAGGTTTTGACGGTGGCCTTCTCGGACAGTCTGGCCCATGTGGAGGAATATGTCTCAGCCAACCCGGACACCTTTATCTTTCCCACCGCCTATGATCAGGAAAATGAGGTGGCGCAGGCTTTCGGTGTCAATGTCACCCCGACATTCGTGGTGATGAACGCACAAGGGGAAATGATCCTTGCCCACCGTGGTGCAGGGATCAACCAGAATCCTCAGTACCAGAAGTTTCTTGAGAGTTTGAACCCATAA
- a CDS encoding cytochrome c biogenesis CcdA family protein, with protein MESGIYISQVTLSGAFGAGLLSVVSPCVLPLVPSYLSYITGLSIDQLRDSSAPHRIRKTIMFNSLWLIGGFSVVFIAFGFSASLFGQWLFNYQNYLREFGGGLLILFGLYVLGLFNFKFVPQERRLHFQNRPVGYLGSFLIGGTFAAGWTPCVGPILASIFLYAGTTDTAADGLALLVFYSIGLGLPLLVTAVWLDRFLTHFRQIRNYIRPLSILSGLLLVAVGGLLYTNSFFLLTSYFERSGIGWYIGQ; from the coding sequence ATGGAGTCCGGCATATACATTTCTCAGGTGACCTTGTCGGGGGCGTTTGGAGCCGGGCTCTTGTCAGTGGTTTCCCCTTGTGTGCTTCCTCTGGTGCCGTCCTACCTCTCCTATATCACGGGACTTTCCATTGACCAACTTCGCGATTCATCGGCACCCCACAGGATTCGCAAAACGATTATGTTCAATTCGTTATGGTTGATCGGGGGCTTTTCCGTCGTCTTCATCGCGTTTGGCTTCTCAGCCAGTTTGTTCGGCCAATGGCTGTTCAACTACCAGAACTATCTGAGAGAGTTCGGAGGAGGGCTGCTTATCCTGTTTGGTCTGTATGTGCTGGGCCTGTTCAACTTTAAATTTGTGCCTCAAGAACGGCGGCTCCATTTCCAGAATCGCCCGGTAGGCTATCTGGGCTCGTTTCTCATCGGGGGCACCTTTGCCGCAGGCTGGACACCCTGCGTGGGTCCGATACTCGCGTCTATCTTTTTGTATGCCGGCACCACGGATACCGCTGCTGATGGACTGGCCCTCCTCGTGTTCTACTCAATTGGGCTTGGACTTCCCCTGCTTGTCACTGCTGTATGGCTCGATCGGTTCTTAACCCATTTCCGGCAGATCCGGAACTATATCAGACCCCTCTCCATCCTGAGTGGATTGTTACTGGTGGCAGTCGGCGGTCTCCTCTATACCAATTCATTCTTTCTCCTGACGAGCTATTTTGAACGCTCGGGTATTGGATGGTACATCGGCCAATAG
- a CDS encoding DUF1015 domain-containing protein, with product MATIAPFRAVRPKSELASQVAAPPYDVVSLQEARDLADGNPYCFLRIGRAELELGDGVDPYSAEVYQRGADNLRKLINDGVLAQEPQPLFGVYRQKWGQHEQTGIVALASVDEYDRGIIKKHEYTRPVKEADRVRIIETHESQSGPVLLFFRQTAKIDQWLKEVTSTKPDVHFVAHDKIEHTVWSVRDSLAIQEIMKNFQDLPALYIADGHHRSAAASRVRASRGQAGAQPAGNHEDGFLAVIFPHDQLQILPYNRVVRDLNGFTPKELLEKLAPHFDLQVTAGPGDPPAAGFDMYLEGQWHRAKPKKDPSLNSQQDPVRALAVSELTERVLDPLLGIKDQRSDPRIDFVGGIRGTQQLAALVDSGDWAVAFWLYPTTVEELMAVADADRVMPPKSTWFEPKLRDGLFVHMLHDK from the coding sequence ATGGCGACAATTGCGCCCTTTCGAGCTGTGAGGCCCAAATCTGAATTAGCCAGTCAAGTGGCGGCCCCTCCCTATGATGTGGTCTCTTTGCAAGAGGCACGTGATTTAGCGGATGGAAATCCCTATTGCTTTCTTCGCATTGGTCGTGCGGAGCTTGAGCTTGGGGATGGAGTCGACCCGTATTCCGCTGAGGTCTATCAAAGAGGGGCCGATAATCTCCGGAAGCTCATCAATGACGGGGTTTTGGCCCAAGAGCCACAACCACTCTTCGGAGTCTACCGACAAAAGTGGGGCCAGCATGAGCAGACCGGCATCGTGGCACTGGCATCCGTCGACGAATATGACCGGGGCATCATCAAAAAACATGAATATACCCGACCGGTCAAGGAAGCTGACCGGGTGCGGATTATCGAAACCCATGAATCGCAATCGGGGCCGGTTTTACTCTTTTTTCGCCAGACGGCCAAAATTGATCAGTGGTTGAAAGAGGTGACAAGTACGAAGCCGGATGTCCATTTTGTCGCTCATGATAAGATCGAGCACACCGTGTGGAGCGTGCGAGATTCACTGGCCATCCAGGAGATCATGAAGAACTTTCAAGATCTCCCGGCCTTATATATAGCCGACGGGCATCATCGATCGGCTGCGGCAAGTCGGGTTCGTGCGTCTCGTGGCCAGGCCGGCGCACAGCCTGCTGGAAATCATGAAGATGGCTTTTTGGCAGTTATCTTTCCACATGATCAATTACAAATCCTTCCCTACAATCGGGTTGTGCGGGATTTAAATGGATTCACGCCCAAGGAATTGCTCGAGAAATTAGCTCCGCACTTTGATTTGCAGGTGACCGCCGGACCAGGGGATCCACCTGCTGCCGGTTTCGATATGTATCTGGAAGGGCAATGGCATCGCGCGAAACCCAAAAAGGATCCGTCGTTGAACAGTCAGCAGGATCCGGTGCGTGCGCTAGCCGTTTCAGAATTGACAGAACGGGTCTTGGATCCGTTGTTAGGCATCAAAGACCAACGGTCAGATCCACGCATAGATTTCGTAGGCGGTATTCGCGGCACCCAACAACTTGCAGCGTTGGTGGACAGTGGGGACTGGGCTGTCGCCTTCTGGTTGTATCCGACAACGGTTGAGGAATTGATGGCGGTGGCGGATGCGGATCGCGTCATGCCTCCCAAAAGCACATGGTTTGAACCCAAGCTCCGTGATGGCCTCTTCGTCCACATGCTGCACGACAAATAA
- a CDS encoding GNAT family N-acetyltransferase — MSNSQWEVTTFQHLTVQRLYDVLQLRVDVFVVEQQCAYRELDEYDRHPEAKHLSGRNEGGELIAYARILPPGLCHPEVNLGRFVVKADFRKQGIGHQLLQTALQEIAGWWPETPIKMSAQTYLHRFYAQYGFIQVSDGYLEDGIPHVDMVKESC, encoded by the coding sequence ATGTCCAATAGCCAGTGGGAAGTAACAACGTTTCAGCATTTGACTGTCCAACGGTTGTATGACGTATTGCAGTTGAGGGTGGATGTGTTTGTGGTCGAGCAACAATGTGCCTATCGGGAATTGGATGAGTATGATCGACATCCGGAGGCGAAACATCTTTCTGGCCGCAATGAGGGTGGAGAACTGATTGCTTATGCACGGATTCTCCCCCCTGGACTCTGTCATCCTGAGGTGAATCTGGGGCGGTTTGTGGTGAAGGCTGATTTCCGTAAGCAGGGGATCGGGCATCAACTGTTACAGACAGCCTTGCAGGAAATAGCCGGTTGGTGGCCTGAGACGCCTATAAAAATGTCGGCACAAACGTACCTACACCGATTTTATGCGCAGTATGGGTTTATTCAGGTATCAGATGGCTATCTCGAAGATGGAATCCCTCATGTTGATATGGTGAAAGAATCTTGTTGA
- a CDS encoding cupin domain-containing protein, producing MKTNPLGDVSLETFLAEYWQKKPLLIRQALPGIKPPIAADELAGLACEEQVESRLIIQDPVSDQWELSHGPFTDATFSALPSAHWTLLVQAVDHWVPAAADFLAQFYFIPSWRVDDLMISYSGDKGGVGPHYDNYDVFLVQVSGCRQWEVGGIYDETSPRRTDVPVKILSEWNPEQRWILEPGDLLYIPPRVGHNGIAVGEDCMTCSVGFRAPSHRDILLDHSESVGEALSEEFRYADSDLVPQANPGQITSEAVRKVQRIFTRYVEDDAKLAQWFGCYMTSPKYQEEETTPEEHRLEDVRTHLSEGGKLVRNEGSRFAFHEHGQNIWLFVDGRQYTCSGLMTDLVKTLCAKRQIGSEHYVPSEGHDSLLLDLLSHGSLYFSA from the coding sequence ATGAAAACAAACCCCCTAGGCGATGTCTCGCTTGAAACATTTTTAGCTGAATATTGGCAGAAGAAGCCGTTGTTGATTCGGCAGGCCTTGCCCGGGATCAAGCCGCCGATTGCGGCTGATGAATTGGCCGGTCTCGCGTGCGAAGAACAAGTCGAATCGAGGCTGATCATACAAGATCCCGTAAGCGACCAATGGGAGCTTTCTCATGGTCCGTTTACTGATGCGACCTTTTCCGCCCTGCCATCCGCCCATTGGACTTTGTTGGTTCAGGCTGTCGATCATTGGGTGCCGGCCGCCGCTGACTTTCTTGCGCAATTTTATTTTATCCCCAGTTGGCGGGTTGATGATTTGATGATCAGCTATTCCGGCGACAAGGGTGGTGTCGGACCGCATTATGATAACTATGATGTGTTTCTGGTGCAGGTCAGTGGCTGCCGCCAATGGGAAGTCGGGGGAATCTATGATGAAACCTCTCCTCGTCGTACCGATGTTCCGGTCAAGATTTTGTCCGAATGGAATCCGGAACAACGGTGGATATTGGAGCCGGGCGATCTGCTTTATATCCCCCCGCGTGTCGGACATAACGGGATAGCCGTGGGTGAGGATTGCATGACCTGTTCGGTGGGATTTCGCGCTCCGTCTCATCGGGATATCTTGCTCGACCATTCCGAGTCTGTTGGAGAAGCGCTGAGCGAAGAGTTTCGCTATGCGGATTCGGATCTGGTTCCGCAAGCCAATCCCGGCCAGATTACATCCGAGGCGGTTAGAAAAGTTCAGAGGATCTTTACCCGGTATGTCGAGGATGATGCGAAACTGGCTCAATGGTTTGGTTGTTATATGACCTCTCCGAAATATCAGGAAGAGGAGACGACGCCGGAGGAACACCGTTTGGAAGATGTTCGTACCCATCTTTCGGAGGGAGGAAAACTTGTCAGAAATGAAGGCTCACGTTTTGCGTTTCATGAACATGGACAGAATATCTGGCTATTTGTTGATGGACGTCAGTATACCTGCAGTGGGCTCATGACAGATCTGGTGAAAACCTTGTGCGCCAAACGCCAAATCGGTTCGGAGCATTACGTCCCGTCGGAAGGGCATGATTCCTTACTTCTCGATTTGTTGAGCCATGGCAGTCTCTATTTTTCGGCCTGA